The following are from one region of the Desulfovibrio sp. JC010 genome:
- a CDS encoding ImmA/IrrE family metallo-endopeptidase, producing the protein MPIQSAKTILKEYWDGRLPVDPARIATGLGVRVEKSFGEITNNAGQPLSGEFTLENGEPVIKYNVTEAAVRQRFTVAHELGHYVLQHGPRHRDEAQNFSINNYDLYEVAANNFAAELLMPSEAVSYLLSQGKNTLQSLADSFNVSTVAMNIRLKKLGIY; encoded by the coding sequence ATGCCTATTCAGAGTGCAAAAACAATTCTTAAAGAGTATTGGGATGGGAGACTGCCTGTTGATCCTGCCCGTATTGCTACTGGCTTAGGTGTTCGGGTTGAGAAGTCTTTTGGTGAAATAACCAATAATGCAGGTCAGCCGTTGAGTGGTGAGTTTACTTTGGAAAATGGTGAGCCTGTAATTAAATACAATGTGACTGAAGCCGCAGTACGGCAGAGATTTACTGTCGCTCATGAACTTGGCCATTATGTTTTGCAGCACGGCCCGCGTCATCGCGATGAAGCTCAGAATTTTTCGATCAATAATTATGATCTGTACGAGGTTGCAGCGAATAATTTTGCTGCGGAATTACTGATGCCTTCTGAAGCTGTTAGTTATTTGCTTTCTCAGGGTAAGAATACCCTTCAGAGTTTGGCCGATAGTTTTAATGTATCAACTGTTGCGATGAATATCAGACTAAAAAAGCTTGGAATATATTAG
- a CDS encoding CPBP family intramembrane glutamic endopeptidase, whose protein sequence is MKKITIFFLAALPFYLNDFNNIFIKHELAWLAMDYGAKILPLGFLFYLLKKEIIKHTDLGLVSLPFKKFILWTVGITALGLILDEPGFALWSKLLPTLRLGSIPIGTDSPLYALDMTVGLALVAISEEIIFRGLAFSALKDRNYSIPKIFLISAIIFGLIHWSQGPVAIMATAITGSGLMICMYSTGSIYPTIIAHYVINYLSFSGMAVEMWGL, encoded by the coding sequence ATGAAAAAAATTACAATCTTCTTTCTCGCCGCCCTGCCTTTCTACCTCAACGACTTCAACAACATCTTCATTAAACATGAACTGGCTTGGCTGGCAATGGACTACGGGGCGAAAATTCTCCCGCTGGGCTTCCTGTTCTATCTGCTCAAAAAAGAAATCATAAAACACACGGACCTCGGCCTTGTGTCTCTCCCATTTAAAAAATTCATCCTCTGGACCGTCGGCATAACAGCCCTCGGCCTGATCCTTGATGAACCGGGCTTCGCCCTCTGGTCCAAGCTACTCCCAACCCTGCGGCTGGGATCAATTCCCATCGGAACGGATTCCCCTCTTTATGCTTTAGACATGACTGTTGGTCTGGCCCTCGTGGCCATATCCGAAGAAATCATCTTTCGCGGCCTCGCCTTCTCAGCCCTGAAAGACCGCAACTACTCCATCCCGAAAATCTTCCTCATCTCCGCAATAATCTTCGGACTGATCCACTGGTCGCAGGGACCGGTGGCGATCATGGCAACCGCAATCACCGGATCGGGCCTGATGATCTGCATGTACTCAACAGGCTCAATCTACCCGACAATCATCGCGCATTACGTGATTAATTATCTGTCATTTTCGGGGATGGCGGTGGAGATGTGGGGGCTGTAG
- the rfaE2 gene encoding D-glycero-beta-D-manno-heptose 1-phosphate adenylyltransferase — protein MVDADEFAKIKSEFAGKKIVFTNGCFDILHAGHVDLLSRAREQGDLLVLGLNSDKSVRSIKGEKRPVTRQQQRAFVLAGLACIDYVIFFDEDTPFNLISKVQPDVLVKGGDWSVDNIVGRDIVEERGGEVLSLPLLPGYSTTGVIKYIRDNDIE, from the coding sequence ATAGTCGATGCTGACGAATTTGCAAAGATCAAGTCTGAGTTTGCCGGAAAAAAGATTGTTTTTACTAACGGCTGTTTTGATATTCTGCATGCAGGGCATGTGGATCTGCTTTCCCGTGCGCGGGAGCAGGGTGATCTGCTGGTGCTGGGGCTGAACAGCGATAAGTCCGTGCGTTCCATCAAGGGCGAGAAACGGCCCGTGACCAGACAGCAGCAGCGTGCTTTTGTGCTCGCCGGGCTGGCCTGTATTGATTACGTGATTTTCTTTGATGAAGACACTCCGTTCAATCTGATCAGCAAAGTTCAGCCGGATGTGCTGGTCAAGGGCGGCGACTGGTCCGTAGATAATATCGTGGGCCGTGATATCGTGGAAGAGCGTGGCGGTGAGGTGCTTTCCCTGCCTTTGCTGCCCGGCTACTCCACCACCGGGGTGATCAAATATATCCGTGATAATGATATTGAATAA